The Glycine soja cultivar W05 chromosome 9, ASM419377v2, whole genome shotgun sequence sequence gcggaaaaagaggctagaggaagggtgatcgactctttacaccaagaggcaaccatgtggatggatcggtttgctcttaccttgaacgggagtcaagaacttccccgattgttagccaaggccaaggcgatggcagacacctactccgcccccgaagagattcatgggcttctcggctattgtcagcatatgatagacttaatggcccacataattagaaatcgttagaaacttgtatggtctctcagaccttgactagatatgatttcttttttgaaataaaatgagttggtcccatgtttctactccaaaaagcttgtgcaaatcaaatcactcctacatctcatctctagcatgcattttctttctttacccactcctcacgtttggttttttagggaaaacaccataactaaacgcgccgcaagggatccctatcgcaccagatccaaatctagaacgatgggtgatcaagaggagacgcaggaacagatgaaagccgacatgtcggctctgaaagaacaaatggcctccatgatggaggccatgttaggtatgaagcagctcatggagaagaacgcggccaccgccgccgctgtcagttcggctgccgaagcagacccgactcccttggcaactacgcaccatcctccctcaaacatagtaggacggggaagggacacactggggcacgatggcagccctcacctgggatacaaccgagcggcttacccttatggattgccgcccaactattcaccacccatcttgcaagaagatgcgggccacattgcttctcccgtccatgaaaaagagcctcctcagcagcccgacgaagtccataaagaccctcaagattatgctcggagggatgtcgagttttatcccccgatccccgaagggccggcaccaggcacgttgccccaACCCAACctcgcagcatcgccaatagttttgtctatggaagggccgcccccggcaactgaagaaaggaggaagctcgatctccttgaggaaagattgagggctgtggaaggatttggggactatccgtttgcagacatgacggatctttgcttagtacccgatgttgttattcccccgaagttcaaagtgccggacttcgacaagtataaagggacgacttgtcccaaaaaccatctcaaaatgtactgccgtaagatgggcgcccattctaaagatgaaaagctgttgatacacttctttcaggatagcttggccggagctgcggtagtgtggtacactaatttggaagcttcccgtatccgtacttggaaggatctgattaccgccttcctaaggcagtatcagtacaattctgatatggctcctgaccgtactcaactgcagaatatgttcaagaaagagggtgaaacctttaaagaatatgcgcagcgatggagggatttggcggcacaagtagctcctcccatggttgagagagagatgatcaccatgatggtagacactctgccagtgttctactatgagaagctagtgggttacatgccgtccagctttgcggatctggtgtttgccggggaaagaatcgaggttggattgaagagaggaaagtttgattacgtttcctccacaaacgtgaacgccaaaagaatcggggcaacaggggcaaaaaggaaggaaggagatgcccatgccgtctcttcaacacccgcatgggtcaaaccccagcaaacacctcatggtacccatcagtacgcgcaacatcacccaagcttctcggctcatgctgggaacgcctctagttcaacacccgtgcagcctaaggcacccacccagagggaagctccccaagttccaactccgaacgcggctcgaccggccggtaattccaacacgacaaggaacttccctccaaggccattgccggaattcaccccgctcccaatgacgtacgaagatcttctaccatccctcatcgccaatcatttggccgtggtaactcccggaagggtcctcgaaccccctttcccgaagtggtatgaccctaatgcaacttgcaagtaccatgggggtgccccggggcattccatcgaaaaatgcttggcccttaaatacaaggtccaacatctaatggatgccggatggctgactttccaagaggatcggcccaatgtgaggaccaacccgctcgccaatcatggagggggagcagttaatgcagttgaatccgataggccccacaggtctaaaccgttgagagatgtggcaacccctaggaggtttatctttgaggccctacaaaagggaggtgtaattccccatagtgggtgtaaggaggattcctgtctgctacatcccggcgagatgcatgacatggagacgtgtttggaagtagaggaattgttacaacggatgatagaccaaggtcgactagaagtcggcattgaaggaaaagaagagcagcatatatgcatgcaatctacggaggggagtggtgttgcgaagcccaaacccttggtgatatacttcactaaaagtgcagcctcgcaaaagcccgggcaccccttaatggccaaacctgttcctttcccgtaccaaaatagtcacgcggtcccgtggagatatacacctccggggaagaaggaagaagaagtcactgacgtcagctcgctgtcagctaaagtaacaaatatcacggggctgagcggtgtgacccgtagtggtcgtgtgttcgcacctccggacctaccagtccaacccgccgacgtcaaaggaaaaggaaaagtggtggaggaacaagatggcgaagcaccccacgcttcgaataaagatatgccagcaaaggggcccccagagaaaagggatggtagaaaggaggtgtcgctagaggaagccagcgagttccttcggataattcagcagagcgaattcaaggttatcgaacagctcaacaaaaccccggctagggtctcgctgctagagttacttatgagctccgagcctcatcgggctctgctagtaaaagtgctgaacgaggctcacgtggcccaagatatttcggtagaaggcttcggagggctggtcaacaatatcactgccaacaactatcttgccttcgccgaagaagaaatcccgccgaggggagagggcataataaggctttacacgtatcagtcaagtgtatggaccatatcgtggccaaggtactcatcgataatggttccagtttaaacgtgatgcctaagagcactttggacaagttaccattcaatgcttcccatttaaaaccaagttcaatggtggttcgggccttcgacggcactcgtcgagaggttaggggagagatcgatctccctgtacagataggccctcacacctgtcaagtcactttccagataatggacattaacccaCCCTACAGTTGCCTGTTgggacgcccgtggatccactcagtgggtgttgtgccttctacactccaccaaaagctgaaattcgtagtggaggggcacttggtcatcgtgtcaggcgaggaagatatcttggtaagctgcccatcctccatgccttatgtggaagccgcagaagaatcgttagaaaccgctttccagtcttttgaggtggtcagcatttcctccgtggactccctctttgggcaaccttgtctgtccgatgcggcggtaatgatggcccgagttatgttggggaacggttatgaacccgggatgggtttaggcaaagacaatggcggcataactagtctgataaaaacccaagggaatcgtgggaagtatggtttaggctataagcccactcaggcggacatgaaaagaagcatcgcgggaaggaagaacagtggtcagagctcgcgttggaaacaagaaagtgaaggaaacccgccctgccacataagtagaagctttataagtgcgggtctgggagacgaaggtcaagtggtcgcgatatgtgaagatgatgttccaagtactttggatttggtccgaccatgccctcctgacttccagctgggaaattggcgggtggaggaacgccccggcgtttacgcaacaagcataatgtaaacctttacggttttaaaagctctatagttgggcctaggctttagagttttcattttgttaaggctttgtgtcttttgtctttgaatttataatacaaggatctttcttcatctgttcctggtctctacccattctcattcatttgcatgtttacttctttttctgaaacggcagattcgatgacgagtcccccgaaggtactaatacctgggacccgtctatcaacttcgagcaagaaatgaaccaaacggaagatgaaggagatagGATGTGGGattccttcggaactagaaaaaatggtcgcccatgaggaccaagaaatggggcctcatcaagaagaacagagctagtagacttaggaattggcagtggaaagagggaagtaaagataggtacaggcattacagcacctatccgtgaagaattaataatcctgctaaaagactaccaagacatctttgcttggtcataccaagatatgcccggtttgagttctgacattgtgcagcaccgattgcctctaaatcccgggtgttccccagtaaaacagaaattgaggaggatgaaacccgaaatgtccttgaagataaaagaagaagtgaagaagcagtttgacgctggatttctggccgtcgctcggtatccagaatgggttgccaacatcgtaccagttcctaaaaaaggtgggaaagtacgaatgtgtgtagattaccgggacctgaatcgggccagtcccaaggacaattttccgttaccacacatcgatatcctcgtagataacacggccaatttcgctttattttccttcatggatggtttctctggttacaatcagataaagatggcgcccgaggatatggaaaagactactttcgtcaccctgtggggaacgttctgttacaaggtgatgtcctttggactcaagaacgccggggcaacttatcaacgggccatggtagctttgttccatgatatgatgcatcaagagatcgaggtctacgtggacgacataattgctaaatctaaatctgaggaagaacaccttgtcaacctgcggaagttgttcgaaaggcttaagaaatatcaattaaggttgaaccccgctaagtgtacctttggggtcaaatcagggaaattgcttggtttcgttgtaagccagaaagggatagaggtagaccccgaaaaagtgaaggctatccttgagatgccagaaccccgtacagagaggcaagtccgaggtttcctggggcgcttgaattatattgccagattcatatcgcagctcaccgccatttgtgagccgttgtttaaactcttgcgcaaaaaccaaactgatcggtggaatgaggattgccaagaggcttttggaaggatcaaaaagtgcctaatgaatcctcctgtgcttatgccaccagtacctggaaggcctctcattttgtacatgacaatcttggatgagtcaatggggtgtatgctggggcaacatgacgaatccgggaagaaagagcgcgctgtttactacctaagtaagaagttcacgacctgtgagatgaattactccttgctcgaaagaacgtgttgtgctttagtatgggcgtcccatcgcctaaggcagtacatgctgagccatactacctggttgatatccaaaatggacccggttaagtacatctttgaaaagccagctctcacaggacgaatcgcccggtggcaagtcttgctatctgagtttgatatagtctacgtcacccaaaaggcgataaaaggaagcgctttggcagattatttggctcaacagcctcttaacgactaccagcccatgcatccggaattcccggatgaggacatcatggccttgttcgaggaaaggttggacgaagatcgggacaaatggactgtatggtttgacggagcgtcaaacattctaggtcatggcgttggggcagtgttgatctctccggacaatcaatgtgtacctttcacagccaggctaggattcgactgcaccaacaacatggccgaatatgaagcatgtgccctagccgtccaggcagcaattgactccgatgtcaaactactcaaggtgtacggcgactcagcgttggtaatccatcagctgagaggggaatgggaaactagagatcccaagctgataccctacaaagcctacatcaaggaattggctaagactttcgatgagatctccttccatcatgttccccgcgaggaaaatcaaatggcggatgcacttgctacgttggcatctatgttccagctaacaccgcacggggacctaccctacattgaatttcagtgtcgtggcaaacccgcacattgttgccaagtggaagaggaacgggacggaaagccctggtattacgacatcaagcgatatgtcgaaggcaaagaatacccgccagagattgccgacaacgataaaaggacattgaggaggttggcagccagtttcttcatgagcagaggcacactgtataagagaaatcacgacatgacactcctgcgatgtgtggatgccaaggaggcaaatcacatgatcgaagaagtccatgagggctcgtttggaacacacgccaacgggcatgctatggccaggaagatcttaagagcaggttattactggcttaccatggaaagtgattgttgtgtccatgtgaggaagtgccacaaatgtcaagcattcgcagataatgtcaatgccccaccacatcctctgaatgtcatgtccgccccttggcctttctccatgtggggaatagatgtcatcggggccattgagcccaaggcctcgaatggtcatcgcttcatcctcgtagcgatagattatttcaccaagtgggtcgaggcggcttcatataccaatgtcacgaggaatgtggtggtcaggttcattaagaaggagattatctgccgatatggtttgccaaggaagattatcacggacaacggcaccaacctgaataacaagatgatgggggaaatgtgcgaggagtttaaaatccagcatcacaattccacaccctaccggccaaagatgaatggagccgtggaagcggccaataagaatatcaaaaagattatccaaaagatgaccgtgtcatacaaggattggcacgagatgctcccattcgcgttacacggttaccggacttcagtgcgaacgtcaactggggcaacgccgttctcattggtatatgggatggaggcggtgttaccgtttgaggtagaagtcccgtcattaaggatcttggcagaatccgggttaaaggaatcagagtgggctcaaacacgctacgatcagctcaacctcattgagggtaagcgcttaacagccatgagtcatgggcgcttataccagcagagaatgaagagtgcattcgacaagaaagtacacttacgcaagttccatgagggagaccttgtgctaaagaaaatgtcccatgctgtcaaggaccatcgagggaaatgggccccgaactacgaagggccttttgttgtgaagagggctttttccggaggagccctggtgcttaccaacatggatggcgaagagctaccttcacccgtgaactctgatgtcgtcaaacaatattatgcttagaagctggggcaattaaggatgtcgctgcatgttctttatctttgggcgttttctggatttcccccagggatttcctgtctgttgtatctctcgttacaatctttcaaagaaatgaacgtggattcgaggcttttagtcctcacgttagttcaCACCTTGCAttaatctgtgatcacctgagcccttccgctcagttcatgggatcccccaagcgcttaattagaattgaacctgaaccaactttccctaaattttctgcgtttgaaaacattcatgcatacgcatacgcatacgcatgtatattgttgtggtaaaacaggggcaggatcaccttgggctaccttctggaatggagacaaaacatgaacggcagaaaccaatcaaggtagggtaatgatgcggtcaagattggccatacctggttgtttattaattgcaggtacttaaggatgaacgcgagcggggatggggtcacgaccgaccgatcgttacccttctctgtgcgaaacaagtagggaatgtcgctgcaaggcagccccgtatcctttgtattttgcagctttcttttactatttgtttgggAAAAGAGTAatgataaaataagtaatcaacgcctaattctgacctaagtaagttcaagttaggcaaaatgctaatccctgagaagggaggggacatggttaatgttcccctcaaaaaaaaaaaaaaaaaaaaaaaaaaaaaaaaaaaaaaggggggggggggggtgcaggttagctcgcctgggcgagccacctctgcaccaaaatataagaatgacgagaggagggacgtttttgcattcaaaaacttcccttcccccctttcaaaagccatacccacgggattgacgagtttgcagccctagggtcatcctttttcgcattttttgattccattttgcgtttttgttcatcaccaacaagaatggccccgaggaagcttgcctcaaagaggtccaggaaggacaaggcggccgaaggaactagttccgccccggagtacgacagtcaccgctttaggagcgttgtacaccagcagcgcttcgaagccatcaagggatggtcgtttctccgggagcgacgcgtccagctcagggacgacgagtatactgattttcaggaggaaatagggcgccggcggtgggcaccactggttactcctatggccaagtttgatccagaaatagtccttgagttttatgccaatgcttggccaacagaggagggcgtgcgtgacatgaggtcctgggttaggggtcagtggatcccgttcgatgccgacgctatcagccagctcctgggatatccgatggtgttggaagagggccaggaatgcgagtatggccagaggaggaaccggtctgatgggttcgatgaggaggccatcgcccggctgctatgtataccggggcaggattttgcccggaccgctgcagggaggcgagtgcgaatcatgcgcaccaacatgaccaccctgacccagatatggatgacgttgctcctcagcaacatcctgcccaccgatcataattccgacctccccatgcctaagtgccagctggtgtacgccatcctgacacggatgagcatccatgtggctcagttgatcgctgatgccatctatatttttgcaggtatggcgcccactaggcaccctttggacccagataagtccaacagggctctgggattccccgcactgatcacaggactctgccagtcgttcggagtccccgttgcacctaccaaggtgattcggccgcccatcacccgggcttttattgagaagtactgtacccagagacaggctcagggtgatgctccacaggccgcaggcgcgccaccactacctcatcaggctggccaggctggggcatttgacatagagcagtatttacggcatttggttcgccagcaggcggccaaccaccgagcacatgtacggacccatgattgtctgtaccagatgagccttagcatgcagagccagggcttcgctcctttttcatgccctactccagaccagttcagggcagaggttgcatggcccggagattggcccgaggcccaagcaggagaggcacccccagaagctcccggcgatggagaagaagcccacgaggatgaggagatggctgatttgcttgacttcttgggagggagtggagacacgtgactgggagatccccagattcatgttttctttcatatttcttttgtcatttttattctatgttattgttttgacttgagagactaacgtttgtttttgttgtttcgattgtcattttgtacagtgcatacatttttgtttagattgttgcgttagtatttatatatcactactatcaatgatgtctgaaattctggaaccgtgtagagttcttcgctTAGGAAaatcgtccaaaagtatatatgtaaaataaacaaaaaaatcatgataaaaataaaaatagaaaaggaaagaaaatgaaatagaaaaggaaagaaaatgaaatagaaaaggaaagaaagtgaaatagaaaagaaaagaaagtgaaaagaaaaagagagcaaataagaaaaaagcaaataaggaaaaaggtggaaaaaaaggaaataagttgtctagctaaaaacaacatgcttttgaaaagagacgatttccaacttttctttgaaaaagttcattgatcataaccaatttttggaaaatgtgtctacacctgaagggtgaatgctgtgaaatttccccggacgcccgaaatggactcggatgaatgcacaaattgataaaagaacatattttggaaacattgggttgattaaaatagaggaaatgaatcctgagccctagcatcacatgaccataaaaatttgacatttgagtgtccgcatagatgcatgcatgaccagttttgcataaagtttccaaatcatcatttttgcatttgtgtcatggaaataatgtggggca is a genomic window containing:
- the LOC114367913 gene encoding uncharacterized protein K02A2.6-like translates to MCVDYRDLNRASPKDNFPLPHIDILVDNTANFALFSFMDGFSGYNQIKMAPEDMEKTTFVTLWGTFCYKVMSFGLKNAGATYQRAMVALFHDMMHQEIEVYVDDIIAKSKSEEEHLVNLRKLFERLKKYQLRLNPAKCTFGVKSGKLLGFVVSQKGIEVDPEKVKAILEMPEPRTERQVRGFLGRLNYIARFISQLTAICEPLFKLLRKNQTDRWNEDCQEAFGRIKKCLMNPPVLMPPVPGRPLILYMTILDESMGCMLGQHDESGKKERAVYYLSKKFTTCEMNYSLLERTCCALVWASHRLRQYMLSHTTWLISKMDPVKYIFEKPALTGRIARWQVLLSEFDIVYVTQKAIKGSALADYLAQQPLNDYQPMHPEFPDEDIMALFEERLDEDRDKWTVWFDGASNILGHGVGAVLISPDNQCVPFTARLGFDCTNNMAEYEACALAVQAAIDSDVKLLKVYGDSALVIHQLRGEWETRDPKLIPYKAYIKELAKTFDEISFHHVPREENQMADALATLASMFQLTPHGDLPYIEFQCRGKPAHCCQVEEERDGKPWYYDIKRYVEGKEYPPEIADNDKRTLRRLAASFFMSRGTLYKRNHDMTLLRCVDAKEANHMIEEVHEGSFGTHANGHAMARKILRAGYYWLTMESDCCVHVRKCHKCQAFADNVNAPPHPLNVMSAPWPFSMWGIDVIGAIEPKASNGHRFILVAIDYFTKWVEAASYTNVTRNVVVRFIKKEIICRYGLPRKIITDNGTNLNNKMMGEMCEEFKIQHHNSTPYRPKMNGAVEAANKNIKKIIQKMTVSYKDWHEMLPFALHGYRTSVRTSTGATPFSLVYGMEAVLPFEVEVPSLRILAESGLKESEWAQTRYDQLNLIEGKRLTAMSHGRLYQQRMKSAFDKKVHLRKFHEGDLVLKKMSHAVKDHRGKWAPNYEGPFVVKRAFSGGALVLTNMDGEELPSPVNSDVVKQ